Proteins encoded together in one Camelina sativa cultivar DH55 chromosome 9, Cs, whole genome shotgun sequence window:
- the LOC104715175 gene encoding uncharacterized protein LOC104715175, translating into MDLKVSASYSKCRRAPEKATDDLFGSDEDSYQNRNRGRWSERFLYTFLAFGASIQGFSQLRRVLVVDGTHLTGKYKGVLFTASGQDGNFQVLPLAFAVVDRENDDSWTWFFEKLERIIADSNTLTIISDRCQSIYVAKKRVFPRAHHGACIVHLARNVNAKFHNKGLAKLVTNAAYAYTADSFRTISGQIRGKNIECAKWLEKIGTAHWSRAYFQGDHYNLMTSNIAESLNKALWKCRASPIVELLKFIRAMLTRWFSARRKKSATHNGLVTPEVDKEMAKSWSQVRGNKVATVETFYYEIVGGFTRKHQVLLDLNKCTCKQYDRLKIPCGHAMLAANYQGIPPTTLVVEYYKTTTWAATYAGVINPEVHPNDIGMADEFVKRDLLPPKSRRPSGRPIKTSIPSGVQDVQDAT; encoded by the exons ATGGACCTTAAGGTTTCAGCATCATACAGTAAGTGTCGTAGGGCTCCGGAAAAAGCTACAGACGACTTGTTTGGCTCTGATGAAGATTC ATATCAAAACAGAAATCGAGGAAGATGGTCTGAAAGATTCTTGTACACGTTCTTGGCATTTGGTGCATCCATTCAAGGCTTCAGTCAGCTGAGACGTGTTCTTGTTGTGGACGGGACGCATCTAACTGGTAAGTACAAAGGAGTTTTGTTCACAGCAAGTGGCCAAGACGGTAACTTTCAAGTACTCCCTCTAGCGTTTGCTGTTGTAGATAGGGAGAATGATGATTCGTGGACTTGGTTCTTTGAGAAGCTTGAACGCATCATCGCAGACAGCAATACCCTCACCATCATTTCTGACAGATGTCAGTCCATTTACGTTGCTAAGAAGAGGGTTTTTCCACGTGCTCATCATGGCGCTTGTATTGTCCACTTGGCGAGGAATGTGAATGCCAAATTTCACAACAAAGGTCTTGCCAAACTGGTCACTAATGCTGCATATGCCTACACAGCTGACTCTTTCCGGACAATTTCTGGACAAATTCGTGGAAAAAACATCGAATGTGCTAAATGGCTTGAGAAAATCGGCACTGCTCATTGGTCACGCGCATATTTTCAGGGAGACCATTACAATCTGATGACTAGCAACATAGCTGAATCGTTGAACAAAGCATTATGGAAGTGTAGGGCGTCACCAATAGTGGAGTTACTTAAGTTTATTAGGGCTATGTTAACACGCTGGTTCAGTGCAAGGAGGAAAAAGTCTGCAACACACAACGGATTGGTAACTCCGGAGGTTGATAAAGAAATGGCAAAAAGTTGGTCACAAGTAAGGGGAAACAAGGTAGCAACTGTTGAAACCTTTTATTATGAAATTGTGGGAGGGTTCACCCGGAAACACCAAGTCCTTCTGGATTTGAACAAATGTACTTGCAAGCAATACGACCGACTTAAGATCCCTTGTGGACACGCAATGCTTGCTGCCAACTACCAAGGCATTCCACCTACAACACTAGTAGTCGAGTACTATAAGACTACTACATGGGCAGCCACTTATGCAGGAGTAATCAACCCTGAAGTTCATCCAAATGATATTGGTATGGCCGATGAATTTGTTAAGAGGGACCTACTCCCACCAAAGTCACGGCGGCCATCTGGTAGGCCTATCAAGACTAGCATTCCATCCG GTGTTCAAGATGTTCAAGATGCAACCTGA